From a region of the Synechococcus sp. MW101C3 genome:
- a CDS encoding DUF2470 domain-containing protein yields MSADPLTSAVSARICAHMNNDHAEAVLAYARHYGGVADAQAAHMLQVLPEAMELDVDGATISVPFDHPLTDSEDAHRTLVAMLRAMPSQPG; encoded by the coding sequence ATGTCCGCCGATCCCCTCACCTCAGCCGTCAGCGCACGCATCTGCGCCCACATGAACAACGATCACGCCGAGGCCGTACTGGCCTACGCCCGCCACTACGGCGGAGTGGCAGACGCCCAGGCGGCCCACATGCTTCAGGTGCTGCCGGAAGCCATGGAACTCGACGTGGATGGCGCCACCATCTCCGTACCCTTCGATCACCCGCTCACGGACAGTGAGGACGCTCACCGGACCCTCGTCGCCATGCTGCGGGCCATGCCCTCACAGCCGGGCTGA
- a CDS encoding chromophore lyase CpcT/CpeT, with protein sequence MTTTLRRLVEMLSAGFSNQHQAFENPPIYAHILVAFRPVPQLGEGALLLEQSYAFAPRQPYRIRILRAEASPDGSVRIHNHALVEEKRFWGAVEEPERMATIQNDDLRLLKGCSYVVRQQGEGFVGEVEPGCGCLVERKGSVAYLVSSFELDPRGMRTIDRGHDPETHQQLWGSVAGPFEFQRTHDYSAEIPADWFAA encoded by the coding sequence ATGACCACGACCCTGCGCCGTCTGGTGGAGATGCTGAGCGCCGGCTTCAGCAACCAGCACCAGGCGTTTGAGAACCCACCGATCTACGCCCACATCCTGGTGGCCTTCCGTCCCGTGCCGCAGCTCGGAGAAGGTGCCTTGCTGCTGGAGCAGTCTTATGCCTTCGCACCGCGGCAGCCCTACCGGATCCGCATCCTGCGGGCTGAGGCGTCACCGGATGGCTCGGTGCGCATCCATAACCACGCGTTGGTGGAGGAGAAGCGGTTCTGGGGGGCTGTGGAGGAGCCGGAGCGGATGGCGACGATCCAGAACGACGACCTGCGCCTGCTCAAGGGCTGCTCGTACGTGGTTCGCCAGCAGGGAGAAGGTTTCGTGGGCGAGGTGGAGCCCGGCTGTGGTTGCCTGGTGGAACGCAAGGGGAGCGTGGCCTACCTGGTGAGCAGCTTTGAGCTCGATCCCCGCGGGATGCGCACGATCGACCGCGGCCACGATCCGGAAACCCACCAGCAGCTGTGGGGATCAGTGGCTGGCCCCTTCGAGTTTCAGCGAACCCACGATTACAGCGCAGAGATCCCAGCCGATTGGTTCGCCGCCTGA
- the psbB gene encoding photosystem II chlorophyll-binding protein CP47, whose amino-acid sequence MGLPWYRVHTVVINDPGRLLAVHLMHTALVAGWAGSMALYELAIFDPSDPVLNPMWRQGMFVMPFMARLGVTGSWGGWSITGETGVDPGFWSFEGVAAAHIIFSGLLFLAAIWHWTYWDLEIWQDPRTGEPALDLPKIFGIHLLLAGLGCFGFGAFHLTGVFGPGMWVSDAYGLTGHLEPVQPSWGPEGFNPFNPGGIVAHHIAAGIVGIIAGIFHITTRPPERLYKALRMGNIETVLASAIAAVFFAAFIVAGTMWYGSAATPVELFGPTRYQWDQGYFKTEINRRVATAMEAGASKKEAYASIPEKLAFFDYVGNSPAKGGLFRVGPMVNGDGLPTSWLGHISFTDKEGRDLQVRRLPNFFENFPVVLEDSTGIVRADIPFRRAEAKYSFEQTGVTATVYGGALDGQTFTDPADVKRLARKAQLGEAFEFDRDTYHSDGTFRSSPRGWFTFGHATFALLFFFGHIWHGARTLYRDVFAGIDPDLGEQVEFGLFQKLGDRSTRRIPEGFVPPAGSTLS is encoded by the coding sequence ATGGGATTGCCCTGGTATCGGGTGCACACGGTCGTGATCAACGACCCGGGCCGCCTTCTGGCCGTGCACCTCATGCACACCGCTCTTGTTGCCGGCTGGGCCGGCTCCATGGCGCTTTACGAGCTCGCCATCTTCGATCCCTCCGACCCGGTGCTCAACCCCATGTGGCGCCAGGGCATGTTTGTGATGCCCTTCATGGCCCGCCTCGGGGTCACAGGCAGCTGGGGAGGCTGGAGCATCACCGGTGAAACCGGTGTCGACCCTGGCTTCTGGAGCTTCGAAGGCGTAGCCGCCGCTCACATCATTTTCAGTGGCCTGCTGTTCCTTGCCGCCATCTGGCACTGGACCTACTGGGATCTTGAGATCTGGCAGGACCCTCGCACCGGCGAGCCCGCCCTGGATCTGCCCAAGATCTTCGGCATCCACCTCCTGCTGGCCGGCCTCGGTTGCTTCGGCTTCGGAGCCTTTCACCTCACAGGCGTCTTCGGCCCTGGAATGTGGGTATCCGATGCCTACGGCCTCACCGGGCACCTTGAGCCCGTTCAGCCCTCATGGGGGCCCGAAGGATTCAACCCCTTCAACCCCGGTGGAATCGTGGCTCACCACATCGCCGCCGGCATCGTTGGGATCATCGCCGGCATCTTCCACATCACCACCCGCCCCCCGGAGCGTCTTTACAAGGCTCTGCGGATGGGCAACATCGAAACGGTGCTCGCCAGCGCGATCGCAGCCGTTTTCTTTGCAGCCTTCATCGTGGCTGGCACGATGTGGTACGGCTCTGCGGCCACCCCAGTCGAGTTGTTCGGTCCCACCCGCTACCAGTGGGATCAGGGCTACTTCAAAACCGAGATCAACCGGCGCGTGGCCACGGCCATGGAGGCCGGAGCCAGCAAGAAGGAGGCTTACGCCTCCATCCCAGAGAAGCTTGCCTTCTTTGACTACGTCGGCAACAGTCCTGCCAAGGGAGGTCTGTTCCGCGTCGGCCCGATGGTGAACGGTGACGGCCTGCCCACCAGCTGGCTGGGTCATATCAGCTTCACCGACAAAGAAGGGCGCGATCTCCAGGTTCGCCGTCTGCCCAACTTCTTCGAGAACTTCCCCGTGGTCCTTGAAGACAGCACAGGCATTGTGCGGGCTGACATCCCCTTCCGCCGCGCCGAAGCGAAGTACTCCTTCGAGCAGACCGGCGTCACCGCCACCGTCTACGGCGGTGCTCTCGACGGTCAGACCTTCACCGACCCTGCAGACGTGAAGCGCCTGGCACGCAAGGCCCAGCTGGGTGAAGCCTTCGAATTCGATCGCGACACCTATCACTCCGATGGCACCTTCCGCAGCTCCCCTCGCGGCTGGTTCACCTTCGGGCACGCCACCTTCGCGCTGCTCTTCTTCTTCGGCCACATCTGGCACGGGGCTCGCACCCTCTACCGCGATGTGTTCGCAGGCATCGATCCTGATCTTGGCGAGCAGGTCGAATTCGGCCTCTTCCAGAAACTCGGTGACCGCTCCACCCGTCGGATCCCCGAGGGCTTCGTGCCCCCGGCCGGCAGCACGCTCAGCTGA
- a CDS encoding 30S ribosomal protein S1, with the protein MTVTPSDISSAEADLELIDTIAADLDLDIPEEVPTADDPSSRAASRDADGAGFTLEEFASLLSKYDYNFKPGDVVNGTVFAMEPKGAMIDIGAKTAAFMPLQEVSINRVENLSDVLEPGEVREFFILSEENEDGQLTLSIRRIEYQRAWERVRQLQKEDATIYSEVFATNRGGALVRVEGLRGFIPGSHISTRKPKEDLVADFLPLKFLEVDEERNRLVLSHRRALVERKMNRLEVGEVVIGTVRGIKPYGAFIDIGGVSGLLHISEISHEHIETPHTVLNVNDQMKVMIIDLDAERGRISLSTKALEPEPGDMLTDPQKVFDKAEEMAARYKQMLLEQAEESEPMGVTLDLD; encoded by the coding sequence ATGACCGTGACCCCTTCCGACATCAGCAGCGCCGAGGCCGACCTCGAACTCATCGACACCATCGCCGCTGATCTGGACCTCGACATTCCGGAAGAGGTTCCCACCGCTGACGACCCCTCGAGCCGGGCTGCAAGCCGCGACGCCGATGGGGCCGGTTTCACCCTGGAGGAGTTCGCCTCTCTTCTCAGCAAGTACGACTACAACTTCAAACCCGGCGACGTGGTGAACGGCACTGTGTTCGCCATGGAGCCAAAGGGCGCCATGATCGACATCGGCGCCAAGACGGCTGCCTTCATGCCTCTCCAGGAGGTCTCGATCAACCGCGTCGAGAACCTCAGCGACGTGCTGGAGCCCGGTGAGGTTCGCGAATTCTTCATCCTCAGCGAGGAGAACGAAGACGGCCAGCTCACCCTCTCCATCCGCCGCATTGAGTACCAGCGGGCCTGGGAGCGCGTGCGTCAGCTCCAGAAGGAAGACGCCACGATCTACAGCGAAGTGTTTGCCACCAACCGTGGCGGTGCCCTGGTGCGGGTGGAAGGCCTGCGTGGCTTCATCCCCGGCAGCCACATCAGCACCCGCAAGCCGAAGGAAGATCTCGTCGCCGACTTCCTGCCCCTGAAGTTCCTGGAGGTGGACGAAGAGCGGAACCGTCTGGTGCTCAGCCATCGCCGCGCCCTGGTGGAACGCAAGATGAACCGCCTCGAGGTCGGCGAAGTGGTGATCGGCACCGTGCGTGGCATCAAGCCCTACGGCGCCTTCATCGACATCGGCGGCGTCAGCGGCCTGCTGCACATCTCCGAGATCAGCCACGAGCACATCGAAACACCCCACACGGTGCTCAATGTCAACGATCAGATGAAGGTGATGATCATCGACCTCGATGCAGAACGTGGTCGGATCTCCCTCTCCACCAAGGCGCTCGAACCCGAACCCGGTGACATGCTCACCGATCCCCAGAAGGTGTTCGACAAGGCCGAGGAGATGGCCGCCCGCTACAAGCAGATGTTGCTGGAACAGGCGGAAGAGAGTGAGCCGATGGGCGTCACCCTCGACCTCGACTGA
- the metK gene encoding methionine adenosyltransferase has translation MARYVFTSESVTEGHPDKICDQISDAVLDALLSSDPTSRVACETVVNTGLCLVTGEVTTNAKVDFTSLVRGVIERIGYSGARAGGFDAHSCAVLIALDQQSPDIAQGVNEADDHDGDPLDLVGAGDQGIMFGFACDETPELMPLPISLAHRLSRRLAMVRHEGTLPYLLPDGKTQVSVVYEHGRPVAIDTLLISTQHLAEITFADGAVVSDETTLRERIADDLWTHVVEPATADLYIRPSRSSTRFLVNPTGKFVVGGPQGDAGLTGRKIIVDTYGGSARHGGGAFSGKDPTKVDRSAAYAARFVAKSLVAAGLARRVEVQLSYAIGVARPVSILVESFGSGLLGDEALTALVQEHFDLRPGAIIDVFGLRTLPQERGGRFYQDVAAYGHFGRSDLNLPWENVDAMAAKLRQATADRIPAGSAA, from the coding sequence ATGGCGCGATACGTCTTCACGTCCGAATCGGTCACCGAAGGGCATCCCGACAAGATCTGCGACCAGATCAGCGACGCGGTGCTCGATGCCCTGCTCAGCTCCGACCCCACCAGCCGTGTGGCCTGTGAAACGGTTGTCAACACCGGGCTCTGCCTGGTGACGGGGGAGGTCACCACCAACGCGAAGGTGGATTTCACCAGCCTGGTGCGAGGGGTGATCGAACGGATCGGCTACAGCGGAGCGCGGGCCGGCGGCTTCGACGCCCACAGCTGCGCCGTTCTGATCGCTCTCGATCAGCAATCTCCCGACATCGCCCAGGGAGTCAATGAAGCCGATGACCACGATGGCGACCCGCTCGATCTGGTGGGTGCCGGCGACCAGGGAATCATGTTCGGCTTCGCCTGCGATGAAACGCCGGAGCTGATGCCGCTGCCGATCAGCCTGGCGCATCGCCTCTCCAGGCGCCTCGCCATGGTGCGCCACGAGGGGACGCTTCCTTACCTGCTTCCCGATGGCAAGACCCAGGTGAGTGTGGTGTACGAGCATGGCCGCCCCGTGGCCATCGACACCCTGCTGATCTCGACCCAGCACCTGGCGGAGATCACCTTTGCCGATGGCGCGGTGGTGAGCGACGAAACCACCCTGCGCGAGCGGATCGCCGACGACCTGTGGACGCACGTGGTGGAGCCGGCCACTGCCGATCTCTACATCCGCCCGTCCCGCAGCAGCACCCGCTTCCTGGTCAACCCCACCGGGAAATTCGTGGTGGGCGGGCCGCAGGGGGATGCCGGACTCACCGGCCGCAAGATCATCGTGGATACATATGGCGGCTCTGCCCGCCATGGCGGCGGTGCCTTCTCCGGCAAGGACCCCACCAAGGTGGACCGCTCTGCGGCCTATGCCGCCCGCTTCGTGGCCAAAAGCCTCGTGGCGGCAGGGCTTGCCCGCCGCGTGGAAGTGCAGCTGAGCTACGCGATCGGTGTGGCCCGCCCGGTGAGCATCCTGGTGGAGAGCTTCGGCTCAGGCCTGCTCGGCGATGAGGCACTCACCGCCCTGGTGCAGGAGCATTTCGACCTGCGGCCCGGGGCGATCATCGACGTCTTCGGGTTGCGCACCCTTCCCCAGGAGCGCGGTGGTCGCTTCTATCAGGACGTGGCGGCCTACGGCCACTTCGGCCGCAGCGACCTCAACCTCCCCTGGGAGAACGTTGACGCCATGGCGGCCAAGCTGAGGCAGGCCACGGCCGATCGCATTCCAGCCGGAAGCGCCGCCTGA
- a CDS encoding phycobilisome rod-core linker polypeptide, with translation MPLPLLEYSQIAQNARVKSYSVGSEEDPRRSPEGLRRSPQDMDALIERSYRQIFFHAFKVDRDAALESQFRNGQITTRLFIRGLLLSPRFREGFYRCNSNYAMVDQIVGRVLGRKVNGDGERLALSILIAQRGLEGCVDALLESNEYLDRFGEMDVPQQLGRVLPGNPGGELPFNQQAPRYTAYWRDAQSKRAPAGPFRGTRSWGSTPHMVMGTDVMAPGPVPVQVSPTWKNGQPPRLAMNLWLLAGALGALELVRVLLTTAGAMLSTGSGG, from the coding sequence ATGCCTCTGCCCCTGCTCGAATACAGCCAGATCGCGCAAAATGCCCGCGTCAAAAGCTATTCCGTCGGCAGTGAGGAGGATCCCCGCCGCTCCCCCGAAGGTCTGCGCCGCAGCCCTCAGGACATGGACGCTTTGATCGAGCGCTCCTACCGCCAGATCTTCTTCCACGCCTTCAAAGTCGACCGCGACGCCGCCCTGGAATCGCAGTTTCGCAACGGCCAGATCACAACACGACTCTTCATTCGCGGTCTTCTGCTATCGCCGCGATTCCGTGAAGGCTTCTATCGCTGCAACAGCAATTACGCGATGGTGGATCAGATCGTCGGCCGCGTTCTCGGCCGCAAAGTGAATGGGGATGGGGAACGGCTCGCTCTCTCCATTCTGATTGCGCAGCGCGGGCTTGAAGGCTGTGTCGATGCCCTGCTGGAGTCGAATGAGTATCTCGATCGTTTCGGCGAGATGGACGTTCCCCAGCAATTGGGACGTGTGCTGCCTGGCAACCCCGGCGGTGAGCTGCCGTTCAACCAGCAAGCCCCCCGTTACACCGCTTACTGGAGGGACGCCCAGTCCAAACGAGCGCCTGCAGGGCCCTTCCGCGGCACCCGCTCCTGGGGCAGCACCCCCCACATGGTGATGGGCACCGACGTGATGGCTCCCGGCCCGGTTCCCGTTCAGGTGTCGCCCACCTGGAAGAACGGCCAACCACCACGCCTTGCGATGAATCTCTGGCTGCTGGCCGGAGCCCTCGGCGCTCTCGAACTGGTGAGGGTGCTGCTCACAACGGCTGGCGCCATGCTG
- the nrdR gene encoding transcriptional regulator NrdR — translation MQCPSCQHTDSRVLESRSADGGRSVRRRRECLNCEARFTTYERVETVPVTVVKRNGQRELFSREKLLHGLIRACEKTGLEPARLETVIDEIELQLQQRGGREVSSAEIGELVLQQLGEMSEVAYVRFASVYRQFQGISDFVSALEGLSRRPAKRRNDGSSPALAILN, via the coding sequence ATGCAATGTCCCTCCTGCCAACACACCGACAGCCGGGTCCTCGAATCCCGATCCGCAGATGGAGGCAGGAGTGTGCGCCGTCGCAGAGAGTGCCTCAACTGCGAAGCCCGCTTCACCACCTACGAGAGGGTTGAAACGGTTCCGGTCACCGTGGTGAAGCGCAACGGCCAGCGGGAGCTGTTCAGCCGCGAGAAGCTGCTGCACGGCCTGATCCGCGCCTGCGAAAAAACCGGCCTGGAGCCAGCCCGGTTGGAAACCGTGATCGACGAGATCGAGCTGCAACTCCAGCAACGCGGCGGTCGTGAGGTCAGCAGTGCCGAGATCGGCGAGCTCGTGCTCCAGCAGCTCGGCGAGATGAGTGAAGTGGCCTACGTGCGCTTCGCCTCGGTGTATCGCCAGTTCCAGGGGATCAGCGATTTCGTTTCCGCCCTCGAAGGGCTGAGCCGGCGTCCCGCCAAGCGCCGCAACGACGGATCCAGCCCGGCACTGGCCATCTTGAACTGA
- a CDS encoding photosystem II reaction center protein T: MESFAYILILTLAIATLFFAIAFRDPPKIGK; this comes from the coding sequence ATGGAGAGCTTCGCCTACATCCTGATCCTGACCCTGGCGATCGCCACCCTGTTCTTCGCCATCGCCTTCCGCGATCCCCCGAAGATCGGCAAGTGA
- a CDS encoding FGGY-family carbohydrate kinase — translation MSGAGPQAPFCLGIDLGTSGLRLALVDAAGLPVAAGERALPYPQPFEQPGGWRSGLMALVQSLPAAWRQQVAALSVDGTSGTLLACRPDGEPLGEALSYALACPEQAASLVALVQPGSPARSSSGSLARALRLLEVHDALQEPALLLRHQADWVMGWLLGNWRWGEEGNNLKLGWQLEPGLWAGAIGEQHWSGALPEIVASGTALGPLHAPAAAALGLPPGCLVIAGTTDANAAVLAAAPRDHEGVAVLGSTLVLKQFVAHPIQAAGVSCHRVTGRWLVGGASNAGGVVLRRFFTDQQLRQLSRQIDIRRPSGLDLLPLPSAGERFPVDDPTLEPVLEPRPVSDVRYLQALLEGLSRIEAQGWGKLQELGAPAVQQVVTLGGGARNPQWCQLREQLLGVPVRCRPGVSCAFGSALLAQRGWRQWLAGRG, via the coding sequence ATGTCCGGGGCGGGACCGCAAGCCCCGTTCTGCCTGGGGATTGACCTGGGCACCAGCGGCCTGCGCCTTGCCCTCGTCGATGCGGCAGGACTGCCGGTGGCTGCAGGCGAGCGGGCCTTGCCCTACCCACAGCCGTTTGAACAGCCCGGCGGTTGGCGCTCCGGACTGATGGCCCTGGTTCAATCCCTGCCGGCAGCCTGGCGGCAGCAGGTGGCGGCCCTCAGTGTGGATGGCACCTCCGGCACCCTGCTGGCCTGTCGCCCCGATGGTGAACCACTGGGGGAGGCGCTGTCCTATGCACTGGCCTGCCCAGAGCAAGCCGCCAGCCTGGTCGCACTGGTGCAGCCCGGATCACCGGCCCGCAGCAGCTCCGGCAGCCTGGCGAGGGCGCTGCGGCTTCTGGAGGTCCACGACGCGCTGCAGGAACCAGCCCTTCTGCTCCGCCATCAGGCCGACTGGGTGATGGGCTGGCTGCTGGGGAACTGGCGCTGGGGGGAGGAAGGCAACAATCTCAAGCTCGGCTGGCAGCTGGAACCAGGCCTCTGGGCGGGCGCCATCGGCGAGCAGCACTGGTCGGGCGCGCTGCCGGAGATCGTGGCCAGTGGCACCGCTCTGGGCCCGTTGCATGCCCCAGCGGCCGCCGCCCTGGGTCTGCCGCCTGGCTGCCTGGTGATCGCAGGCACCACCGACGCCAACGCGGCCGTGCTGGCGGCGGCACCACGGGATCACGAAGGGGTTGCCGTGCTGGGGAGCACGTTGGTGCTGAAGCAGTTCGTGGCGCACCCGATCCAGGCGGCCGGGGTGAGCTGCCATCGCGTGACTGGGCGCTGGCTGGTGGGAGGGGCCTCGAATGCGGGCGGCGTGGTGCTGAGGCGCTTCTTCACCGATCAGCAATTGCGGCAGCTGAGCCGTCAGATCGACATACGCCGCCCCAGCGGGCTGGATCTGCTGCCGCTGCCGTCGGCGGGTGAGCGTTTCCCGGTTGACGATCCCACCCTGGAGCCGGTGCTGGAGCCCCGGCCGGTCAGCGATGTGCGGTACCTGCAGGCCCTGCTGGAGGGCCTCAGCCGTATCGAGGCACAGGGCTGGGGGAAACTTCAGGAGCTCGGCGCGCCGGCCGTGCAGCAGGTGGTGACGCTGGGGGGTGGGGCCCGCAACCCCCAGTGGTGTCAGCTGCGTGAGCAGCTGTTGGGAGTCCCGGTGCGCTGCCGACCGGGTGTGAGCTGCGCTTTCGGCTCAGCCTTGCTGGCCCAGCGAGGCTGGCGGCAATGGCTGGCTGGCCGAGGATGA
- a CDS encoding ComF family protein: MFRSFLSGCCELLTISVCPRCRQPLPSREQARLLCLPCQEHLEFTGIGLQGTEPLPWWSLGAYDGAFRRELLGLRKRPDPAMISALARSLGATLPDALCRDGLLVAVPSWKRRANPLPEQICAGLPLPEAALLRRRHATLGQHHLNRQLRERNQAGSFCLSAEGERLAEQGLRACGDLPAPTWRKQQVLLVDDILTTGATAQAAALALGQGGFQVAGLLCLARTPARRRHAP, encoded by the coding sequence ATGTTCCGGTCGTTTTTGAGCGGCTGCTGTGAGCTGCTCACCATCTCGGTCTGCCCACGCTGCCGCCAACCGTTGCCCAGCCGAGAGCAGGCGAGGCTTCTGTGCCTGCCGTGTCAGGAGCACCTGGAGTTCACCGGCATCGGGCTGCAAGGAACCGAGCCGCTGCCCTGGTGGAGCCTGGGCGCCTATGACGGCGCCTTCCGCCGCGAGCTGCTGGGACTGCGCAAGCGCCCTGATCCGGCCATGATTTCTGCCCTGGCGCGCAGCCTGGGCGCCACCCTGCCGGACGCACTCTGCCGTGACGGGCTGCTGGTGGCAGTGCCGAGCTGGAAGCGCCGGGCGAATCCCCTGCCGGAACAGATCTGCGCCGGACTCCCCCTGCCGGAGGCCGCGCTGCTGCGCCGCCGCCACGCCACCCTCGGGCAACACCACCTCAATCGCCAGCTGAGGGAGCGGAACCAGGCTGGCTCGTTCTGCCTCAGTGCCGAAGGCGAGCGGTTGGCCGAGCAAGGCCTGCGCGCCTGCGGCGACTTGCCGGCCCCCACCTGGAGGAAGCAGCAGGTGCTGCTGGTGGACGACATCCTCACCACCGGCGCGACGGCGCAAGCCGCCGCTTTGGCCCTGGGACAGGGGGGATTCCAGGTGGCGGGGCTGCTCTGTCTGGCCCGCACGCCAGCAAGAAGGCGCCACGCGCCGTGA
- a CDS encoding HAD family hydrolase, with translation MAVLALRGEPIGQLEAVLFDKDGTLSHSEPLLTRLARTRIDLCEARVAPERRLELRELLERAYGLTGDRLHPAGTTAVASRSHNLISTATVFCLVGLGWPEALRHSEEVFFCTDAAPGEDQAAAVALPTQGLERLLAELDTAGVVIGVISNDQPTGIERFLRAHQLQHHIRGIWSADHKPAKPDPGAVHGFCRQLGVEPAACALIGDADSDLSMAEAAGVAVALGYLSGWLTPPALDARYPRIHHWSELTVLEAPGTNGSAT, from the coding sequence ATGGCCGTCCTGGCCCTGCGCGGTGAACCGATTGGCCAGTTGGAGGCCGTTCTGTTCGACAAGGACGGAACCCTCAGCCATAGCGAGCCATTGCTGACCAGGCTGGCCCGCACCCGCATCGATCTCTGCGAGGCACGGGTGGCGCCTGAGCGCCGCCTTGAGCTGCGTGAACTGCTGGAGCGGGCTTATGGGCTCACGGGCGATCGCCTCCACCCTGCCGGAACCACTGCGGTGGCCAGCCGCAGCCACAACCTCATCTCCACCGCCACGGTGTTCTGCCTGGTGGGACTGGGCTGGCCGGAAGCCCTCCGCCACAGCGAGGAGGTGTTCTTTTGCACCGATGCTGCGCCGGGGGAGGATCAGGCCGCTGCTGTGGCTTTGCCTACCCAGGGCCTGGAGCGGCTGCTGGCTGAGCTCGACACTGCGGGCGTGGTGATCGGGGTGATCAGCAACGATCAACCCACAGGTATCGAGCGCTTTCTGAGGGCCCATCAACTTCAGCACCACATTCGTGGCATCTGGAGTGCCGATCACAAGCCCGCCAAGCCCGACCCGGGCGCCGTGCATGGGTTCTGCAGGCAGCTCGGTGTGGAACCGGCGGCCTGCGCCCTGATCGGCGACGCCGACAGCGATCTATCCATGGCTGAGGCCGCAGGAGTTGCCGTGGCCTTGGGGTATCTCTCCGGCTGGCTCACACCACCGGCGCTCGACGCCCGCTACCCCCGCATCCACCATTGGTCGGAGCTCACTGTGCTGGAGGCACCGGGCACCAACGGATCCGCTACCTGA